One Thermofilum pendens Hrk 5 DNA segment encodes these proteins:
- a CDS encoding creatininase family protein — protein sequence MVGMVEYEARFSKPYYNKFGEKIYLDQMTMSELLERVKKNDIVLVPCGSVESHGLGQATGEDTIIGAYIAERVAFETGITVAPPIFYGSHPSHHYGMPGTIPIKKEAYIDYVTSVVKWLSHAGFKKIILFNSHGQEYVLPIVKDKAIIEEGVKALILVTSWWAWVRDILRQGTELKPGLVLETPFIHADELEASVLWYVAPKLVDPSKLKESDAEKMVGVIPDKWADKAGNVYGRPFGWYDISAFMEIHHYPKGSVGYPSKASREKGEVVVETAIQRIIEFIEWLHKTYPPGVVPQVWPNPGDFKY from the coding sequence ATGGTTGGGATGGTCGAGTACGAGGCGCGCTTTTCTAAGCCATACTACAACAAGTTCGGCGAGAAGATATACCTGGACCAGATGACGATGTCCGAGCTATTGGAGCGCGTCAAGAAGAACGACATAGTACTCGTTCCGTGCGGCTCGGTAGAGAGCCACGGGCTGGGGCAGGCTACCGGGGAGGATACGATCATAGGCGCATACATAGCTGAGAGAGTGGCCTTCGAGACGGGGATAACTGTTGCTCCCCCCATATTCTACGGGAGCCACCCGAGCCACCACTACGGGATGCCCGGGACTATTCCCATAAAGAAGGAAGCGTACATAGACTACGTTACGAGCGTTGTAAAGTGGCTTAGCCACGCCGGCTTCAAGAAGATAATACTCTTCAACAGTCACGGCCAGGAGTACGTGCTACCCATAGTCAAGGACAAGGCTATCATAGAGGAAGGAGTCAAAGCGCTGATACTCGTAACTTCGTGGTGGGCGTGGGTTAGGGACATCCTGAGGCAGGGGACAGAGCTCAAGCCGGGGCTCGTTCTCGAAACCCCCTTCATACACGCGGACGAACTTGAGGCGAGCGTCCTCTGGTACGTTGCCCCCAAGCTCGTAGACCCCTCTAAGCTAAAGGAGAGCGACGCCGAGAAAATGGTCGGAGTAATCCCAGACAAGTGGGCGGATAAAGCCGGGAACGTCTACGGCAGACCCTTCGGGTGGTACGATATCAGCGCCTTCATGGAGATTCACCACTACCCCAAAGGAAGCGTAGGGTACCCCAGCAAGGCTAGTAGGGAGAAAGGAGAAGTCGTTGTCGAAACCGCTATTCAGCGCATAATAGAATTCATTGAGTGGCTACACAAGACGTACCCGCCCGGGGTAGTCCCTCAGGTCTGGCCGAACCCCGGGGATTTCAAGTACTAG
- the iolM gene encoding scyllo-inosose 3-dehydrogenase yields MTTMRAALVTADFAPRPGYKITQDEIRTHKVREGAKVWRNPKLVLRTDYPVPEPKPDEILIRVKAVGICGSDIHFLETDSEGYILYPGLTRFPVVIGHEFSGVVEKVGTNVKTFKPGDMVTSEEMFWCGECDACRSVDFNHCLRLNDPADLEFGELGFTHDGAMADYVVVKAKYAWKIDSLLDRYGSEDKAFEAGSLVEPTSVAYHAMFTRAGGFKPGAYVAVWGAGPIGLAAIALAKAAGAGKVIAFEVSPTRRELAKKVGADYVFNPVELSKNGVEPWEKIMEVTGGQGADFHVEAAGAPRHTIPQMQKSLAINGKIVQIGRAAEDVPIYLEVFQVRRGQIFGSQGHSGFGNFGNVIRLMAAGKIDMTQIITARFSLDEVYKAFERAHQRIDGKITLKP; encoded by the coding sequence ATGACCACGATGAGAGCAGCCTTAGTGACCGCGGACTTTGCGCCTAGACCCGGCTACAAGATCACGCAGGACGAGATAAGGACCCACAAGGTGAGAGAGGGGGCGAAGGTCTGGCGGAACCCGAAGCTCGTGCTGAGAACAGACTACCCTGTACCGGAGCCGAAGCCCGACGAGATACTCATACGCGTCAAGGCGGTAGGCATATGCGGGTCCGATATACACTTCCTCGAGACGGATAGCGAAGGCTATATCCTTTACCCCGGCCTCACGAGGTTCCCCGTGGTTATCGGGCACGAGTTCAGCGGCGTGGTCGAGAAGGTAGGAACCAACGTCAAGACGTTCAAGCCGGGAGACATGGTGACGAGCGAGGAGATGTTCTGGTGCGGGGAATGCGATGCGTGTAGAAGCGTGGACTTCAACCACTGCCTGCGGCTAAACGACCCGGCGGACCTCGAGTTCGGCGAGCTCGGCTTCACGCACGACGGCGCGATGGCAGACTACGTAGTCGTCAAGGCCAAGTATGCCTGGAAGATAGACTCGCTCCTCGACAGGTACGGTAGCGAGGACAAAGCGTTCGAGGCGGGGAGCCTCGTAGAGCCTACCAGCGTAGCCTACCACGCCATGTTCACGAGGGCAGGCGGCTTCAAACCGGGAGCCTACGTCGCGGTCTGGGGCGCAGGCCCCATAGGGCTTGCAGCCATAGCTCTCGCGAAGGCCGCGGGCGCGGGCAAGGTCATCGCGTTCGAGGTAAGCCCGACGAGAAGAGAGCTCGCAAAGAAGGTGGGCGCAGACTACGTGTTCAACCCGGTCGAGCTCTCGAAGAACGGCGTTGAGCCTTGGGAGAAGATAATGGAGGTGACCGGGGGCCAGGGCGCGGACTTCCACGTTGAAGCTGCCGGCGCGCCGAGACACACCATACCGCAGATGCAGAAAAGCCTCGCCATTAACGGCAAGATAGTGCAGATAGGGCGGGCGGCTGAGGACGTCCCGATATACCTTGAAGTGTTCCAGGTTAGGAGAGGCCAGATATTCGGGAGCCAGGGGCACTCCGGCTTCGGCAACTTCGGCAACGTCATACGGCTGATGGCCGCCGGCAAGATAGACATGACCCAGATCATAACCGCCAGGTTCTCTCTCGACGAGGTCTACAAGGCTTTCGAGAGGGCCCACCAGAGGATAGACGGCAAGATAACTCTCAAACCGTAA
- a CDS encoding MBL fold metallo-hydrolase encodes MARVIFLGTAGSTFSGRNMPPSLLVDGGVLLDCPAACPYVLATMGRLDEVRIILLSHLHPDHSLGVVELLWHLWIRGSGKRVEVVGPRGTRRFFERMLEVLHPEKFETILSHGVFREIGPGDTVGNAKAFEALHTVEALAYRLTVSDRSLCYSGDTSPSEKLVEGFAGCDLLVHEATYPPGMEDAALRDGHSTPVHAATIALRAGARRLALVHLPYARLGDVDEEYLRAARAIFKNTFIPKPFEEVTL; translated from the coding sequence TTGGCTAGGGTAATTTTCCTGGGTACTGCCGGGAGCACGTTCTCCGGAAGGAATATGCCGCCCTCACTGCTCGTCGACGGTGGGGTGCTCCTGGACTGTCCCGCGGCGTGCCCCTACGTGCTCGCAACGATGGGGCGTCTCGACGAGGTTAGGATAATTTTGCTGTCGCACCTGCACCCGGATCACTCCCTAGGCGTAGTCGAGCTTTTGTGGCACCTGTGGATCCGCGGGTCTGGTAAAAGAGTAGAAGTAGTGGGCCCTCGCGGGACGCGTAGGTTTTTCGAGAGGATGCTGGAGGTGTTGCACCCGGAGAAGTTCGAGACCATACTTTCGCACGGAGTCTTCCGGGAAATAGGCCCAGGGGATACCGTGGGCAACGCGAAGGCGTTCGAGGCTCTACATACGGTCGAAGCCCTTGCGTATAGGTTGACGGTTAGCGACCGCTCTCTCTGCTACTCGGGGGACACCTCTCCCAGCGAAAAGCTGGTAGAAGGCTTCGCGGGTTGCGACCTCTTGGTGCACGAGGCGACGTACCCGCCCGGAATGGAGGACGCGGCGCTGAGGGATGGTCACTCCACTCCAGTGCACGCGGCGACGATAGCGCTACGAGCCGGCGCGCGGAGGCTCGCGCTGGTACATCTACCCTACGCGAGGCTAGGCGACGTGGACGAGGAGTACCTCAGGGCGGCCCGCGCTATATTCAAGAACACCTTCATCCCCAAACCCTTTGAGGAGGTCACGCTCTAG
- a CDS encoding glutamate--tRNA ligase: protein MEVDIRRVALKHALANAVKFGGKARVDSVVSKVFAEVPEARKAAKEVVELVKEVVEEVNSMSPESQASLLSELWPEALSGERKVEVKRLPPLPGAEEVGGKVVTRFAPNPDFVLHLGSARPAILNYYYAKKMYNGKFILRFEDTDPRTKRPMPEAYDLIREDLRWLGTPWDEEYIQSQRMEVYYEVAEALIKSGNAYVCTHSQDEIKAFRDAGKPDPCSFLPPEEHMERWEKMLSGEYPEGAAVLRIKTDPAHPNPSVRDWIAFRVLDTEKTPHPLTGDKYRVWPTYNFACAVDDHMLGVTHVLRGEEHAVNTLKQEYVYRHMGWKPPVSIHFGRMNLEGMVLSKSVIRRGIEKGLFSSIDDIRLGTLRALRRRGILPEAIWDLVLEVGIKPSTARVSVDKLHAFNRKYLEPRANRYMFVPEPAKVASIEGLEAPITAEVIVHPSFPERGRRRITFSKPEVYLPSDVASSMVRLMGLGNFEVVDGGSKLRYLNNDVSFAKKHELPIVQWAPVESSVRGRVLKAAGTKIEEISGYGEPSLAELPPGEQVQFVRLGFVRVEGPETYIFTHD, encoded by the coding sequence TTGGAAGTCGATATTAGAAGGGTAGCCCTTAAACACGCGTTAGCCAACGCCGTTAAGTTCGGCGGAAAGGCTAGGGTGGACTCCGTTGTCAGCAAGGTGTTCGCCGAGGTTCCCGAGGCTCGCAAGGCGGCCAAGGAGGTCGTGGAGCTGGTCAAGGAGGTCGTAGAGGAGGTAAACTCCATGAGCCCCGAGTCTCAGGCCAGCCTACTCTCAGAGCTGTGGCCCGAGGCGCTCTCAGGTGAAAGGAAAGTAGAGGTGAAAAGGTTGCCTCCGCTTCCGGGAGCGGAAGAAGTGGGCGGGAAGGTCGTGACGAGGTTCGCGCCCAACCCTGACTTCGTCCTGCACCTTGGGAGCGCGAGACCAGCGATACTCAACTACTACTACGCCAAGAAGATGTACAACGGCAAGTTCATCCTGAGGTTCGAGGATACGGATCCGAGAACCAAGCGGCCTATGCCAGAGGCCTACGACCTTATACGCGAGGATCTCCGCTGGCTCGGAACGCCGTGGGACGAGGAGTACATTCAGAGCCAGCGCATGGAGGTTTACTACGAGGTGGCGGAGGCACTGATAAAGAGCGGAAACGCATACGTTTGCACGCATAGCCAAGACGAGATAAAGGCGTTCCGCGACGCCGGCAAGCCGGATCCCTGCTCGTTCCTCCCGCCAGAGGAACACATGGAGAGGTGGGAGAAGATGCTTTCTGGGGAGTACCCGGAGGGCGCCGCAGTGCTGAGGATAAAGACAGACCCCGCCCACCCCAACCCCTCTGTCAGGGACTGGATAGCCTTTAGAGTGCTCGACACCGAGAAAACACCCCACCCTCTAACGGGAGACAAGTACAGGGTTTGGCCTACGTACAACTTTGCCTGTGCTGTGGACGACCACATGCTGGGAGTGACCCACGTCCTGAGAGGCGAGGAGCACGCGGTCAACACCCTGAAGCAAGAGTACGTTTACAGGCACATGGGCTGGAAGCCTCCTGTAAGCATACACTTCGGGAGGATGAACTTGGAAGGCATGGTTCTCAGCAAGTCGGTCATTAGGAGGGGGATCGAAAAGGGGCTTTTCTCGTCTATAGACGATATACGCCTCGGAACTCTGAGGGCCTTGAGGCGTAGAGGGATACTGCCCGAGGCGATATGGGACTTGGTTCTGGAAGTCGGGATCAAGCCCTCCACGGCGCGGGTGAGTGTAGACAAGCTCCACGCTTTCAACAGGAAGTACCTAGAGCCGCGGGCCAACAGGTACATGTTCGTCCCAGAGCCCGCCAAGGTAGCCTCCATAGAGGGGCTGGAGGCCCCGATAACGGCGGAGGTCATAGTCCACCCCTCCTTCCCCGAGAGGGGCCGCCGGAGGATAACCTTCAGCAAGCCCGAGGTCTACCTACCCTCCGACGTGGCATCCTCCATGGTCAGGCTGATGGGGCTCGGGAACTTCGAGGTCGTCGACGGCGGTTCGAAGCTGAGATACCTGAACAACGACGTGAGCTTCGCGAAGAAGCACGAGCTACCCATAGTGCAGTGGGCCCCGGTAGAGAGCTCGGTGAGAGGCAGGGTGCTGAAAGCCGCGGGTACAAAGATCGAGGAAATCTCGGGCTACGGTGAGCCTAGCCTCGCCGAGCTCCCCCCGGGGGAGCAAGTCCAGTTCGTTAGGCTGGGGTTCGTCAGGGTAGAGGGGCCGGAGACGTATATATTCACGCACGATTAG
- a CDS encoding N-glycosylase/DNA lyase, translating to MIFFDEKRASELGEIFRGSIRELSLLFVERDPQFLAVRKILEKAGFPEGGFYVAGVALVSYMLSKRGEDHWLEAAELFDGTPGALYRFVEEAESLRRFREHRVKRIKRYVASREKVLSLLSEVPVNLERFASTVARIVGANPEDKTVVFASKMLLYACIAANKEYTGGERLPIPVDYRVSLVTLTSGIAKGWSCLDDLRAHASNLRAKHKEEVKAAWSLVGRQAEIPPILLDAPVWLVGGCIDRGDFEVKRIDECLEENFAGAPLHALRELYAELRRCQAESP from the coding sequence ATGATATTTTTCGATGAAAAGCGTGCATCAGAGCTAGGAGAGATTTTCCGCGGAAGCATCCGGGAGCTTTCACTCCTCTTCGTGGAGAGGGACCCCCAGTTCCTTGCTGTCAGGAAGATCCTAGAAAAAGCGGGCTTCCCGGAGGGGGGCTTCTACGTAGCCGGAGTAGCACTAGTAAGCTACATGCTGTCTAAAAGGGGAGAAGACCACTGGCTTGAGGCAGCCGAACTCTTCGATGGAACTCCCGGAGCGCTCTACAGGTTCGTGGAGGAAGCAGAGTCGCTACGGCGCTTCCGAGAGCATCGCGTGAAAAGGATCAAGAGGTACGTCGCGTCGAGAGAAAAGGTGCTCAGCCTGCTCAGCGAGGTTCCCGTAAACCTCGAACGCTTCGCGTCTACGGTGGCTCGAATTGTCGGGGCTAACCCAGAGGACAAGACGGTAGTCTTTGCCTCAAAGATGCTACTCTACGCATGCATAGCCGCGAACAAGGAGTACACGGGGGGCGAAAGGTTACCCATACCGGTCGACTACAGAGTGTCCCTCGTAACCCTCACGTCCGGCATCGCCAAGGGGTGGTCTTGTCTCGACGATCTTCGAGCCCACGCGTCGAACCTACGCGCAAAACACAAGGAAGAAGTTAAAGCGGCTTGGAGCCTTGTCGGCAGGCAGGCAGAGATCCCCCCGATACTACTGGACGCCCCCGTGTGGCTGGTGGGCGGCTGTATAGACAGAGGAGACTTCGAAGTCAAGAGGATAGACGAATGCTTAGAGGAGAACTTTGCCGGAGCACCCCTACACGCCCTAAGAGAGCTCTACGCTGAGCTACGGCGGTGTCAAGCCGAAAGCCCGTAG
- the rimI gene encoding ribosomal protein S18-alanine N-acetyltransferase, whose translation MDVRLRRVEPGDLYYIVELEEKAFGPDAFSLDYLFYLYNRCRDYFFVADYKGLVVGYIVSCREGSQLHVHSVAVVEELRGRGIGRKLLEETIRIARENGLKAVYLEVKTTNTPALRLYEKLGFKRIGVKEKYYNDGSDAYLYALSLEENTPGNLQS comes from the coding sequence GTGGACGTAAGGCTTAGGCGCGTCGAGCCGGGCGATCTCTACTACATCGTGGAGCTAGAGGAGAAAGCCTTCGGGCCCGACGCCTTCTCGCTCGACTACCTCTTCTACCTCTACAACAGGTGTAGAGACTACTTCTTCGTGGCGGACTACAAGGGGCTCGTAGTGGGCTACATTGTCTCGTGTAGGGAGGGGAGCCAGCTCCACGTTCACAGCGTGGCAGTCGTAGAGGAGCTGCGCGGCAGGGGTATCGGCAGGAAGCTTCTCGAAGAAACGATACGCATAGCCCGCGAAAACGGGCTTAAGGCAGTATACCTAGAGGTGAAGACGACGAATACCCCGGCGCTTCGGCTGTACGAAAAGCTCGGGTTTAAACGTATAGGAGTCAAGGAGAAGTACTACAACGACGGATCGGACGCTTACCTCTATGCTCTGAGCCTGGAGGAAAACACTCCCGGAAACCTGCAGAGCTAG
- a CDS encoding sugar phosphate isomerase/epimerase family protein, with amino-acid sequence MPARLFKLSMVIANPKARFDAVARLDPSTAVKALSELGYDGVEISVLEPVEVGELALLAREHSLEVPAVGTGLNYIHYGLSLTSPDAGVRERARRRIEEIVFEASRREIKGVIVGLIRGRGDEWGDVEGARRLLVEELRGLARKAGEQGVSLFLEPLNRYESRLVNTVEEGLRVLEEVGEDNLLLLLDTFHMNIEERVIEDSIRLASGRIGHFHVADSNRLAPGMGHLDFVRILHALRDAGYSGFVSAEIQVKPDFEAAARITMNTLSTAISVVSQLS; translated from the coding sequence ATGCCTGCACGTCTGTTCAAGCTCTCGATGGTTATCGCGAATCCTAAGGCTCGCTTCGACGCTGTAGCTAGGCTGGATCCCTCAACGGCTGTTAAAGCCCTCAGCGAGCTGGGCTACGACGGCGTAGAGATCTCCGTGTTAGAGCCCGTTGAGGTAGGGGAGCTGGCGCTCCTTGCGCGTGAGCATAGCCTCGAAGTCCCCGCGGTGGGTACAGGGCTAAACTACATCCACTACGGGTTAAGCCTGACGAGCCCCGACGCGGGTGTCAGGGAAAGGGCTAGAAGAAGGATTGAGGAGATAGTTTTCGAGGCTTCTCGGAGGGAGATAAAAGGCGTAATTGTAGGCCTCATACGCGGTAGGGGTGACGAGTGGGGGGACGTCGAGGGCGCTAGGAGGCTTCTGGTGGAAGAGCTTAGGGGGCTCGCCAGGAAGGCGGGCGAGCAAGGCGTATCGCTCTTCCTGGAGCCTCTGAACAGGTACGAGTCTAGGCTCGTGAACACGGTTGAAGAGGGACTTAGGGTTCTGGAGGAGGTGGGAGAGGACAACTTGCTCCTCTTGCTGGATACTTTCCACATGAACATAGAGGAGAGGGTTATCGAGGACTCTATCCGGCTGGCGTCCGGCAGGATAGGACACTTCCACGTGGCTGACAGCAACAGGCTGGCTCCCGGGATGGGACACCTCGACTTCGTGAGAATACTCCACGCGCTGCGCGACGCGGGCTACTCCGGCTTCGTCTCTGCAGAGATCCAGGTAAAGCCCGACTTCGAGGCAGCCGCACGGATAACTATGAACACGCTTTCAACAGCCATCTCCGTTGTTTCGCAACTAAGCTAG
- a CDS encoding GTPase, which produces MSLRDVKRVIARADVVVEVVDARDPWATRSPEIERYAVRLGKPLLVVVNKSDLVPRDVLEKWRKVLEKHFPVVFISATKRMGTRMLWRSLRRVAPRKPRGKPVVAAVVGIPNVGKSTIINYLKGSHSVGTSPIPGFTKSITRLRAAGWLRVIDTPGVVPRMSQEELALRGALRPESLDDPVPAAKKLLELIMCKKPGLLKELYDVEAEDPVVFLENLARRRGLLGKGGVPLVEEAARIVLRDWQTGKNTFYLEPEDYGLSA; this is translated from the coding sequence ATGAGCTTAAGGGACGTTAAGAGGGTTATAGCGAGGGCAGACGTCGTCGTAGAAGTCGTAGACGCGAGGGACCCTTGGGCGACGAGAAGCCCGGAAATAGAGCGCTACGCGGTGAGGCTGGGGAAGCCTCTCCTGGTAGTCGTGAACAAGAGCGACCTCGTACCGAGGGATGTACTGGAGAAGTGGAGGAAAGTTCTCGAAAAGCATTTCCCGGTAGTCTTTATCTCAGCAACGAAGAGGATGGGTACCCGGATGCTCTGGCGGTCGTTGCGCAGGGTAGCGCCCAGGAAGCCTCGCGGGAAACCCGTTGTCGCGGCAGTTGTGGGAATACCCAACGTGGGGAAGTCTACCATCATCAACTACCTGAAGGGGTCTCACAGCGTGGGGACATCGCCTATCCCCGGTTTCACCAAGAGCATTACTAGGCTTAGGGCGGCGGGGTGGTTGAGGGTTATAGATACCCCTGGGGTCGTTCCGAGGATGAGCCAGGAGGAGCTAGCGCTTAGAGGCGCGTTGCGCCCGGAGAGTCTAGACGACCCGGTACCCGCCGCCAAAAAGCTGTTAGAGCTTATTATGTGCAAGAAACCCGGGCTTTTGAAAGAACTGTACGACGTAGAGGCAGAAGACCCGGTAGTATTTCTCGAAAACCTGGCTAGGAGGAGGGGCCTTCTGGGGAAGGGCGGCGTCCCGCTCGTAGAAGAAGCAGCGAGAATCGTTTTGAGAGACTGGCAGACTGGCAAGAACACCTTCTATCTGGAGCCCGAGGACTACGGGCTTTCGGCTTGA
- the proS gene encoding proline--tRNA ligase, with protein sequence MSEQGITVSKSEDFSEWYSQVLSKAGLVDLRYNVQGFVVHKPWLMRIIKAIYRFFEEELEKTGHEPVLFPLVIPEENFEKEKEHVEGFKPEVFWVTQAGDEKLERRLALRPTSETAFYYMYSYWIQSWRDLPLKLYQSVSVYRNEKNTRPLIRGREFLWIEAHDAFATHEEALNQIREDMENSRKVIWEKLGIPFLFLRRPPWDKFSGAEDTYAADTIMPDGRVLQISSTHDLGQRFAKAFNVTFLDKDGKRKYVWQTCYGPGIWRITAALIAIHGDDKGLVLPMNVAPIQVVIVPIYYKESDKERVLEKCRKLEAMIREAGYRVYLDAREEYTPGWKFNDWELKGVPVRLEVGVREVETGTVTVFRRDLRVKEKVADSELISHIRKLENDILEELKRRAKEFFESRIVTATRREEVEEALRSGKMVKMPFCGREECADDLKEATDGGKVRGTEIDFKEGDYGRCAWCGAPARLIVYVAKSY encoded by the coding sequence ATGAGCGAGCAGGGGATCACTGTCAGCAAGTCCGAGGACTTCTCGGAGTGGTACTCGCAGGTACTGAGTAAGGCGGGGCTTGTCGATCTACGCTACAACGTCCAAGGCTTCGTTGTCCACAAGCCCTGGCTTATGCGCATCATAAAGGCTATTTACCGCTTCTTCGAGGAGGAGCTGGAGAAGACCGGGCACGAGCCTGTCCTCTTCCCCCTCGTGATACCGGAGGAGAACTTCGAGAAGGAGAAGGAGCACGTCGAGGGTTTCAAGCCGGAGGTGTTCTGGGTTACCCAAGCGGGCGACGAGAAGCTTGAACGGAGGCTGGCGCTTAGGCCGACAAGCGAGACCGCTTTCTACTACATGTACTCCTACTGGATACAGAGCTGGCGCGACCTACCCCTCAAACTCTATCAGAGCGTTAGCGTGTACCGCAACGAGAAGAATACGAGGCCGTTGATACGGGGGAGGGAGTTCCTCTGGATAGAGGCCCACGACGCGTTCGCAACGCACGAGGAGGCGCTTAACCAGATACGCGAGGACATGGAGAACTCGAGGAAGGTTATCTGGGAGAAGCTCGGGATCCCGTTTTTGTTCCTGAGGAGGCCTCCCTGGGACAAGTTCAGCGGTGCTGAAGACACGTACGCCGCCGACACTATAATGCCGGATGGAAGGGTGCTTCAGATATCCTCGACGCATGACCTCGGCCAGAGGTTCGCGAAGGCTTTCAACGTTACCTTCCTGGACAAGGACGGCAAGAGGAAGTACGTTTGGCAGACGTGCTACGGCCCCGGCATCTGGAGGATAACCGCCGCACTCATAGCGATACACGGCGACGACAAGGGGCTCGTACTCCCGATGAACGTGGCCCCGATACAGGTCGTCATCGTCCCCATATACTACAAGGAGTCCGACAAGGAGAGGGTACTCGAGAAATGCAGGAAGCTGGAGGCGATGATAAGGGAGGCTGGCTACAGGGTCTACCTGGACGCCAGGGAGGAGTACACGCCGGGCTGGAAGTTCAACGACTGGGAGTTGAAGGGGGTTCCCGTGCGCCTAGAGGTGGGGGTACGGGAGGTCGAAACAGGGACGGTCACGGTGTTTAGGAGGGATTTGAGGGTGAAGGAGAAGGTCGCGGACAGCGAGCTGATAAGCCACATCCGCAAGCTCGAGAACGACATTCTCGAGGAGCTGAAGAGGAGGGCGAAGGAGTTCTTCGAAAGCAGGATAGTCACGGCGACGCGCAGAGAGGAAGTCGAGGAGGCGTTACGCTCGGGAAAGATGGTCAAAATGCCTTTCTGTGGACGGGAGGAGTGCGCAGACGACTTGAAGGAAGCTACCGACGGCGGGAAGGTCAGGGGTACCGAGATAGACTTCAAGGAGGGAGACTACGGGCGTTGCGCCTGGTGCGGAGCCCCCGCGCGCCTAATAGTATACGTCGCTAAGTCGTACTAG
- the gyaR gene encoding glyoxylate reductase yields the protein MARPKVYVTRIIPEPGLSMLKECCDVVVHESKDWPPSREELLRNIRDKDALLCLLTDKIDAEVMDAAPNLKVISTYSVGFDHIDIPEATKRGIYVTHTPGVLTDAVAEFTVGLILAVTRRIVEADKIIRTGQWDKPWNPYFLTGPELKGKTIGLVGLGRIGVATAKRLSSFDVKILYYDIERRWDVETVIPNMEFTDLDTLLEKSDIVSIHVPLTKETYHLINEERLRKMKKTAYLINTARGPVVDTEALVKALKEGWIAGAALDVFEQEPLPPNHPLTKFDNVVLAPHIASATIEARQRMAELAARNLIAVLKGEMPPALVNKEVLKVRPLEKVKMIP from the coding sequence GTGGCAAGACCAAAGGTCTACGTTACAAGGATAATACCCGAGCCTGGCTTATCTATGCTCAAAGAGTGTTGCGACGTAGTTGTTCACGAGTCGAAGGATTGGCCTCCTTCTAGGGAAGAGCTTCTAAGGAACATTCGCGACAAGGACGCCCTTCTATGTCTCCTGACAGACAAGATAGACGCAGAAGTCATGGACGCAGCGCCCAACCTAAAGGTCATTAGTACGTACTCCGTCGGGTTCGACCACATAGATATACCCGAGGCCACGAAGAGAGGAATCTACGTTACGCACACGCCGGGAGTTCTAACAGACGCTGTCGCCGAGTTCACGGTCGGCCTGATACTGGCCGTGACTAGGAGGATCGTGGAGGCCGACAAGATAATCCGCACAGGGCAGTGGGACAAGCCCTGGAACCCCTACTTCCTGACGGGCCCGGAGCTGAAGGGGAAGACTATCGGGCTAGTAGGGCTGGGGCGCATAGGGGTAGCTACAGCCAAGAGGTTATCCAGCTTCGACGTGAAGATACTGTACTACGACATCGAGCGCAGGTGGGACGTTGAAACCGTGATACCGAACATGGAGTTCACGGACCTGGACACGCTCCTCGAGAAGTCCGACATAGTGTCTATCCACGTTCCCTTGACTAAGGAGACCTATCACCTCATAAACGAGGAGAGGCTTAGGAAGATGAAGAAGACAGCCTACCTCATTAACACGGCGAGGGGACCCGTGGTCGACACGGAGGCCTTGGTTAAAGCCTTGAAGGAGGGCTGGATAGCTGGGGCGGCGCTGGACGTCTTCGAGCAGGAACCGCTCCCGCCGAACCATCCCTTGACGAAGTTCGACAACGTAGTCCTGGCGCCGCACATAGCTAGCGCAACGATAGAGGCTAGGCAGCGCATGGCGGAGCTGGCCGCAAGGAACCTTATAGCAGTGTTAAAGGGAGAAATGCCGCCGGCACTCGTGAACAAAGAGGTGCTCAAAGTCAGACCTTTAGAGAAAGTGAAGATGATCCCGTAA